The following are from one region of the Nymphaea colorata isolate Beijing-Zhang1983 chromosome 7, ASM883128v2, whole genome shotgun sequence genome:
- the LOC116258075 gene encoding uncharacterized protein LOC116258075 isoform X2, protein MGAMAGRALPSLGRVQLTDLIASEGLPSDSYKISMSTLSQSLAQYSAAIIQFPLGDDALLRSGLESARLFFHQRTYAATEMVRTSDPRDWCKTSGYYADPQLGQETYDFRPGLTQMESTNTMELPPAGLPDMFAVLGKAARDILDAISYSLNLRSISFMEILDNFPLRSNEISSSVLSVCCHGRSSFQAAHGTLIGHDDSQLVMFPDHEPQMDKSLITLSKSDKAGLHIRDEHGRWLLVDDLGPQEAIVYPGLALYWATAGYIKPAMHRIEVSSLQGNMYGRCSLSFKLMPRSMATLCCSEMVAAGHGVGSQFQHPIGVDDFMQSYHPTDQVLNRHGFQSYTFSSAPDGAGSLKATLKKRKTSTKCKPLPPSKRLRLEAQRVLKERVQDIADKKGIKLRFCSLKECEEHIHSLDSPCLSVRTELGWPQGVPFVHPHDLPNKAKVGFLEAYEPGWAASQDMELNLIETGQASQHSAN, encoded by the exons ATGGGTGCAATGGCTGGCAGAGCCCTCCCATCTCTTGGAAGAGTACAGCTCACTGATCTTATAGCATCTGAAGGTCTCCCGTCtgattcatacaaaatttcCATGTCAACTTTGTCTCAATCGCTTGCTCAATACTCTGCTGCCATCATCCAGTTCCCTCTTGGAGATGATGCTCTTCTTAGATCTGGACTGGAATCTGCTCGTCTGTTTTTCCATCAAAGGACATATGCAGCTACTGAAATGGTCCGCACTAGTGACCCTCGTGATTGGTGCAAGACTTCCGGTTATTATGCCGATCCTCAACTAGGGCAAGAAACCTATGATTTCAGGCCTGGTCTGACACAGATGGAATCCACAAATACAATGGAATTGCCTCCAGCAGGTTTACCTGATATGTTTGCTGTTCTTGGTAAGGCTGCTCGTGATATTTTGGATGCTATCAGTTACTCGTTGAACTTGCGTAGCATATCCTTTATGGAGATACTTGATAATTTTCCTTTAAGAAGCAATGAAATATCTTCTTCAGTTCTCTCAGTTTGCTGCCATGGAAGGTCATCATTTCAGGCTGCACATGGTACCTTGATAGGCCATGATGATAGTCAGCTGGTCATGTTTCCAGACCATGAACCACAAATGGATAAGAGTTTGATTACACTATCTAAATCAGATAAAGCTGGTCTACATATTAGAGATGAGCATGGTCGCTGGCTGCTGGTGGATGATCTAGGCCCTCAAGAAGCCATTGTTTACCCTGGCTTGGCTCTCTATTGGGCAACAGCTGGATACATCAAGCCAGCAATGCACCGTATTGAGGTGAGTAGTTTGCAGGGTAATATGTATGGACGGTGCTCATTGTCTTTTAAGCTGATGCCCCGGTCAATGGCAACACTATGCTGTTCAGAGATGGTAGCTGCTGGGCATGGTGTTGGGTCTCAGTTTCAGCACCCAATAGGGGTGGATGATTTTATGCAAAGCTACCATCCTACTGATCAAGTCCTCAATAGACATGGATTTCAAAGTTATACTTTTTCATCAGCTCCTGATG GTGCTGGATCTCTGAAAGCTACcttgaaaaagaggaaaacttCTACAAAGTGTAAGCCACTGCCTCCTTCAAAGAGGCTTAGGCTTGAAGCTCAGAGGGTTCTTAAGGAGCGGGTTCAGGATATTGCAGATAAGAAAGGCATCAAATTGCGTTTTTGCAGTCTTAAAGAATGCGAGGAGCATATACATTCTTTGGACAGCCCTTGCCTGAGTGTACGCACTGAGCTTGGCTGGCCACAAGGTGTGCCATTTGTTCATCCTCATGACCTCCCTAACAAGGCAAAGGTTGGATTTCTTGAAGCATATGAACCTGGTTGGGCTGCCTCACAAGATATGGAGTTAAATCTGATCGAAACAGGACAGGCTAGTCAACATTCAGCCAACT GA
- the LOC116258075 gene encoding uncharacterized protein LOC116258075 isoform X4 codes for MGAMAGRALPSLGRVQLTDLIASEGLPSDSYKISMSTLSQSLAQYSAAIIQFPLGDDALLRSGLESARLFFHQRTYAATEMVRTSDPRDWCKTSGYYADPQLGQETYDFRPGLTQMESTNTMELPPAGLPDMFAVLGKAARDILDAISYSLNLRSISFMEILDNFPLRSNEISSSVLSVCCHGRSSFQAAHGTLIGHDDSQLVMFPDHEPQMDKSLITLSKSDKAGLHIRDEHGRWLLVDDLGPQEAIVYPGLALYWATAGYIKPAMHRIESRYAGAGSLKATLKKRKTSTKCKPLPPSKRLRLEAQRVLKERVQDIADKKGIKLRFCSLKECEEHIHSLDSPCLSVRTELGWPQGVPFVHPHDLPNKAKVGFLEAYEPGWAASQDMELNLIETGQASQHSAN; via the exons ATGGGTGCAATGGCTGGCAGAGCCCTCCCATCTCTTGGAAGAGTACAGCTCACTGATCTTATAGCATCTGAAGGTCTCCCGTCtgattcatacaaaatttcCATGTCAACTTTGTCTCAATCGCTTGCTCAATACTCTGCTGCCATCATCCAGTTCCCTCTTGGAGATGATGCTCTTCTTAGATCTGGACTGGAATCTGCTCGTCTGTTTTTCCATCAAAGGACATATGCAGCTACTGAAATGGTCCGCACTAGTGACCCTCGTGATTGGTGCAAGACTTCCGGTTATTATGCCGATCCTCAACTAGGGCAAGAAACCTATGATTTCAGGCCTGGTCTGACACAGATGGAATCCACAAATACAATGGAATTGCCTCCAGCAGGTTTACCTGATATGTTTGCTGTTCTTGGTAAGGCTGCTCGTGATATTTTGGATGCTATCAGTTACTCGTTGAACTTGCGTAGCATATCCTTTATGGAGATACTTGATAATTTTCCTTTAAGAAGCAATGAAATATCTTCTTCAGTTCTCTCAGTTTGCTGCCATGGAAGGTCATCATTTCAGGCTGCACATGGTACCTTGATAGGCCATGATGATAGTCAGCTGGTCATGTTTCCAGACCATGAACCACAAATGGATAAGAGTTTGATTACACTATCTAAATCAGATAAAGCTGGTCTACATATTAGAGATGAGCATGGTCGCTGGCTGCTGGTGGATGATCTAGGCCCTCAAGAAGCCATTGTTTACCCTGGCTTGGCTCTCTATTGGGCAACAGCTGGATACATCAAGCCAGCAATGCACCGTATTGAG TCTAGATATGCAGGTGCTGGATCTCTGAAAGCTACcttgaaaaagaggaaaacttCTACAAAGTGTAAGCCACTGCCTCCTTCAAAGAGGCTTAGGCTTGAAGCTCAGAGGGTTCTTAAGGAGCGGGTTCAGGATATTGCAGATAAGAAAGGCATCAAATTGCGTTTTTGCAGTCTTAAAGAATGCGAGGAGCATATACATTCTTTGGACAGCCCTTGCCTGAGTGTACGCACTGAGCTTGGCTGGCCACAAGGTGTGCCATTTGTTCATCCTCATGACCTCCCTAACAAGGCAAAGGTTGGATTTCTTGAAGCATATGAACCTGGTTGGGCTGCCTCACAAGATATGGAGTTAAATCTGATCGAAACAGGACAGGCTAGTCAACATTCAGCCAACT
- the LOC116258075 gene encoding uncharacterized protein LOC116258075 isoform X1, whose translation MGAMAGRALPSLGRVQLTDLIASEGLPSDSYKISMSTLSQSLAQYSAAIIQFPLGDDALLRSGLESARLFFHQRTYAATEMVRTSDPRDWCKTSGYYADPQLGQETYDFRPGLTQMESTNTMELPPAGLPDMFAVLGKAARDILDAISYSLNLRSISFMEILDNFPLRSNEISSSVLSVCCHGRSSFQAAHGTLIGHDDSQLVMFPDHEPQMDKSLITLSKSDKAGLHIRDEHGRWLLVDDLGPQEAIVYPGLALYWATAGYIKPAMHRIEVSSLQGNMYGRCSLSFKLMPRSMATLCCSEMVAAGHGVGSQFQHPIGVDDFMQSYHPTDQVLNRHGFQSYTFSSAPDGAGSLKATLKKRKTSTKCKPLPPSKRLRLEAQRVLKERVQDIADKKGIKLRFCSLKECEEHIHSLDSPCLSVRTELGWPQGVPFVHPHDLPNKAKVGFLEAYEPGWAASQDMELNLIETGQASQHSAN comes from the exons ATGGGTGCAATGGCTGGCAGAGCCCTCCCATCTCTTGGAAGAGTACAGCTCACTGATCTTATAGCATCTGAAGGTCTCCCGTCtgattcatacaaaatttcCATGTCAACTTTGTCTCAATCGCTTGCTCAATACTCTGCTGCCATCATCCAGTTCCCTCTTGGAGATGATGCTCTTCTTAGATCTGGACTGGAATCTGCTCGTCTGTTTTTCCATCAAAGGACATATGCAGCTACTGAAATGGTCCGCACTAGTGACCCTCGTGATTGGTGCAAGACTTCCGGTTATTATGCCGATCCTCAACTAGGGCAAGAAACCTATGATTTCAGGCCTGGTCTGACACAGATGGAATCCACAAATACAATGGAATTGCCTCCAGCAGGTTTACCTGATATGTTTGCTGTTCTTGGTAAGGCTGCTCGTGATATTTTGGATGCTATCAGTTACTCGTTGAACTTGCGTAGCATATCCTTTATGGAGATACTTGATAATTTTCCTTTAAGAAGCAATGAAATATCTTCTTCAGTTCTCTCAGTTTGCTGCCATGGAAGGTCATCATTTCAGGCTGCACATGGTACCTTGATAGGCCATGATGATAGTCAGCTGGTCATGTTTCCAGACCATGAACCACAAATGGATAAGAGTTTGATTACACTATCTAAATCAGATAAAGCTGGTCTACATATTAGAGATGAGCATGGTCGCTGGCTGCTGGTGGATGATCTAGGCCCTCAAGAAGCCATTGTTTACCCTGGCTTGGCTCTCTATTGGGCAACAGCTGGATACATCAAGCCAGCAATGCACCGTATTGAGGTGAGTAGTTTGCAGGGTAATATGTATGGACGGTGCTCATTGTCTTTTAAGCTGATGCCCCGGTCAATGGCAACACTATGCTGTTCAGAGATGGTAGCTGCTGGGCATGGTGTTGGGTCTCAGTTTCAGCACCCAATAGGGGTGGATGATTTTATGCAAAGCTACCATCCTACTGATCAAGTCCTCAATAGACATGGATTTCAAAGTTATACTTTTTCATCAGCTCCTGATG GTGCTGGATCTCTGAAAGCTACcttgaaaaagaggaaaacttCTACAAAGTGTAAGCCACTGCCTCCTTCAAAGAGGCTTAGGCTTGAAGCTCAGAGGGTTCTTAAGGAGCGGGTTCAGGATATTGCAGATAAGAAAGGCATCAAATTGCGTTTTTGCAGTCTTAAAGAATGCGAGGAGCATATACATTCTTTGGACAGCCCTTGCCTGAGTGTACGCACTGAGCTTGGCTGGCCACAAGGTGTGCCATTTGTTCATCCTCATGACCTCCCTAACAAGGCAAAGGTTGGATTTCTTGAAGCATATGAACCTGGTTGGGCTGCCTCACAAGATATGGAGTTAAATCTGATCGAAACAGGACAGGCTAGTCAACATTCAGCCAACT
- the LOC116258075 gene encoding uncharacterized protein LOC116258075 isoform X3 — MGAMAGRALPSLGRVQLTDLIASEGLPSDSYKISMSTLSQSLAQYSAAIIQFPLGDDALLRSGLESARLFFHQRTYAATEMVRTSDPRDWCKTSGYYADPQLGQETYDFRPGLTQMESTNTMELPPAGLPDMFAVLGKAARDILDAISYSLNLRSISFMEILDNFPLRSNEISSSVLSVCCHGRSSFQAAHGTLIGHDDSQLVMFPDHEPQMDKSLITLSKSDKAGLHIRDEHGRWLLVDDLGPQEAIVYPGLALYWATAGYIKPAMHRIEVSSLQGNMYGRCSLSFKLMPRSMATLCCSEMVAAGHGVGSQFQHPIGVDDFMQSYHPTDQVLNRHGFQSYTFSSAPDGAGSLKATLKKRKTSTKCKPLPPSKRLRLEAQRVLKERVQDIADKKGIKLRFCSLKECEEHIHSLDSPCLSVRTELGWPQGVPFVHPHDLPNKAKVGFLEAYEPGWAASQDMELNLIETGQEAIFKF, encoded by the exons ATGGGTGCAATGGCTGGCAGAGCCCTCCCATCTCTTGGAAGAGTACAGCTCACTGATCTTATAGCATCTGAAGGTCTCCCGTCtgattcatacaaaatttcCATGTCAACTTTGTCTCAATCGCTTGCTCAATACTCTGCTGCCATCATCCAGTTCCCTCTTGGAGATGATGCTCTTCTTAGATCTGGACTGGAATCTGCTCGTCTGTTTTTCCATCAAAGGACATATGCAGCTACTGAAATGGTCCGCACTAGTGACCCTCGTGATTGGTGCAAGACTTCCGGTTATTATGCCGATCCTCAACTAGGGCAAGAAACCTATGATTTCAGGCCTGGTCTGACACAGATGGAATCCACAAATACAATGGAATTGCCTCCAGCAGGTTTACCTGATATGTTTGCTGTTCTTGGTAAGGCTGCTCGTGATATTTTGGATGCTATCAGTTACTCGTTGAACTTGCGTAGCATATCCTTTATGGAGATACTTGATAATTTTCCTTTAAGAAGCAATGAAATATCTTCTTCAGTTCTCTCAGTTTGCTGCCATGGAAGGTCATCATTTCAGGCTGCACATGGTACCTTGATAGGCCATGATGATAGTCAGCTGGTCATGTTTCCAGACCATGAACCACAAATGGATAAGAGTTTGATTACACTATCTAAATCAGATAAAGCTGGTCTACATATTAGAGATGAGCATGGTCGCTGGCTGCTGGTGGATGATCTAGGCCCTCAAGAAGCCATTGTTTACCCTGGCTTGGCTCTCTATTGGGCAACAGCTGGATACATCAAGCCAGCAATGCACCGTATTGAGGTGAGTAGTTTGCAGGGTAATATGTATGGACGGTGCTCATTGTCTTTTAAGCTGATGCCCCGGTCAATGGCAACACTATGCTGTTCAGAGATGGTAGCTGCTGGGCATGGTGTTGGGTCTCAGTTTCAGCACCCAATAGGGGTGGATGATTTTATGCAAAGCTACCATCCTACTGATCAAGTCCTCAATAGACATGGATTTCAAAGTTATACTTTTTCATCAGCTCCTGATG GTGCTGGATCTCTGAAAGCTACcttgaaaaagaggaaaacttCTACAAAGTGTAAGCCACTGCCTCCTTCAAAGAGGCTTAGGCTTGAAGCTCAGAGGGTTCTTAAGGAGCGGGTTCAGGATATTGCAGATAAGAAAGGCATCAAATTGCGTTTTTGCAGTCTTAAAGAATGCGAGGAGCATATACATTCTTTGGACAGCCCTTGCCTGAGTGTACGCACTGAGCTTGGCTGGCCACAAGGTGTGCCATTTGTTCATCCTCATGACCTCCCTAACAAGGCAAAGGTTGGATTTCTTGAAGCATATGAACCTGGTTGGGCTGCCTCACAAGATATGGAGTTAAATCTGATCGAAACAGGACAG